Proteins co-encoded in one Verrucomicrobiota bacterium genomic window:
- a CDS encoding type III pantothenate kinase gives MNLLTIDIGNTRSHWAFFEKKKLVARGAESSRDEECEFTHLFTPEDQRLTPDAVIASSVVPRLNTPLSQQASDSGLRCEFLTWENTGPLRLHHPHPEGVGTDRFASALGAISHYAPPLVVVDMGTAVTVDAVTAKNGFEGGCIAPGLSMLSEYLSERISLLPKIDLSTDQNLSGIGRSTLEATEIGCKIGFTGMVRELISTVSEEIQSIDGKAPQVVLTGGSFPLISKGWLGQFPYFPDLAHEGLRTLGDFLLQSS, from the coding sequence ATGAATCTTCTCACCATCGATATCGGTAACACCCGCTCTCACTGGGCGTTTTTTGAAAAAAAGAAACTCGTGGCAAGAGGTGCAGAGTCCTCTCGCGATGAGGAGTGTGAGTTTACCCACCTTTTTACGCCAGAGGACCAAAGACTCACTCCTGACGCAGTCATTGCCTCTTCTGTAGTTCCTCGTCTCAACACTCCACTTTCTCAGCAAGCCAGCGACTCCGGTCTCCGCTGTGAGTTTCTCACTTGGGAAAACACCGGCCCTCTACGCCTCCACCATCCCCATCCCGAAGGTGTCGGAACCGATCGATTCGCAAGTGCCCTGGGAGCGATCTCCCACTATGCACCGCCACTGGTTGTAGTGGACATGGGAACTGCGGTCACTGTGGATGCCGTTACCGCAAAGAACGGCTTTGAGGGTGGATGCATTGCTCCCGGTCTCTCCATGCTCTCAGAATACCTATCTGAAAGAATATCACTGTTGCCAAAGATCGATCTCTCTACCGATCAAAACCTGTCTGGCATAGGCCGGTCTACTCTCGAAGCGACGGAGATCGGATGCAAAATCGGTTTTACGGGAATGGTTCGTGAACTCATTTCGACAGTCTCCGAAGAGATCCAATCGATTGACGGAAAGGCCCCGCAGGTTGTCCTCACGGGCGGTAGTTTTCCTCTCATTAGCAAGGGATGGCTTGGCCAATTTCCCTATTTTCCGGATCTGGCCCACGAGGGCCTCCGCACTCTGGGAGACTTTCTCCTCCAGTCATCGTGA
- a CDS encoding calcium/sodium antiporter, which yields MTKTVALIDMTGFPGLVLALIIVVGLCFLMVGGDWLCRGAASLAIRLEVPPVVVGLTVVSIATSTPELFTALVGVASDQPGLAIGNVIGSNAANMGLILGVAALITPVTVHSRLIRWEVPILLGVTALFGLLCYVATGIGRLDGSLLLILTFAYLVFIVLTSRNSRIGPEVEEELPSPLGNIFVCFLFLGGGTLLLWLGADLLVDASVEAATRMGVSETLIGITIIAIGTSLPELGATVAAAIRRQSGIIVGNIIGSNLFNILLICGVVGVALPFPVDSGLIQLEIPMVFAFTCVFAWFIFTERTVSRKEGGLLLALYAAFILVTSLSQTGSFSIGPPDNEASTEIVLTE from the coding sequence ATGACCAAAACAGTTGCACTCATCGACATGACCGGCTTCCCCGGTCTGGTTCTCGCCCTGATTATCGTCGTCGGTTTGTGCTTTTTGATGGTGGGAGGTGATTGGCTCTGCCGTGGCGCAGCGTCTCTGGCAATCCGCCTCGAGGTGCCACCTGTGGTCGTTGGTCTGACGGTCGTATCGATTGCCACATCCACGCCAGAGCTGTTTACGGCACTAGTGGGAGTCGCGAGCGACCAACCAGGCCTTGCCATTGGGAACGTCATTGGAAGCAATGCTGCCAACATGGGACTTATTCTCGGAGTCGCTGCTCTGATTACGCCCGTTACCGTTCACTCCCGACTCATTCGGTGGGAAGTGCCTATACTTTTGGGTGTGACCGCTCTTTTCGGTCTCCTCTGTTACGTTGCAACAGGAATCGGGCGTTTGGATGGGTCTCTCCTGCTCATCCTCACATTCGCCTATCTCGTCTTCATTGTTTTGACCTCGAGAAATTCCCGTATCGGTCCCGAGGTGGAAGAGGAACTTCCCTCCCCGCTGGGAAACATCTTCGTTTGTTTCCTGTTCCTGGGAGGGGGCACCCTTCTCCTCTGGCTCGGAGCCGATCTCCTGGTTGATGCCTCCGTTGAAGCTGCGACCAGAATGGGCGTCAGCGAGACATTGATCGGCATCACAATCATAGCAATCGGAACGAGTCTTCCCGAACTTGGAGCCACGGTCGCAGCAGCGATCAGACGCCAGAGCGGGATTATCGTAGGCAATATTATCGGTTCGAATCTTTTCAACATTCTCCTGATCTGCGGAGTAGTCGGTGTCGCGTTACCATTTCCAGTAGACTCAGGCCTTATTCAGCTCGAAATCCCGATGGTATTTGCCTTCACCTGCGTCTTCGCTTGGTTCATCTTCACTGAACGAACCGTCTCTCGCAAGGAGGGTGGTCTCCTTCTTGCTCTCTATGCGGCATTCATTCTTGTCACCAGTCTCTCACAAACCGGCAGCTTCAGCATCGGTCCGCCCGACAACGAAGCTTCAACTGAAATTGTCCTGACCGAATGA
- a CDS encoding cupin domain-containing protein — translation MKQLLYLCLALAVPSLSVLAHSLEDHSEVEIDVLGESGSSWNGVVLPAYPTEAPQISIVKYTVPPHTRLPWHTHPSINAGYMVSGELTVTGADGQNKVLKAGEAIIEMVDLLHYGHNEGDVPAVIVVFYAGVADLPLAVLKEPEKTGSETSE, via the coding sequence ATGAAACAACTCCTCTATCTTTGTTTAGCTTTGGCCGTTCCCTCATTGTCAGTCCTGGCTCACAGCCTGGAAGACCATAGTGAAGTTGAAATCGACGTGTTGGGAGAATCCGGTTCGTCATGGAATGGCGTTGTGCTACCGGCGTACCCAACCGAGGCTCCGCAGATCAGTATTGTGAAGTATACGGTGCCTCCGCACACAAGACTACCATGGCACACCCATCCTTCGATCAATGCTGGTTATATGGTCAGCGGGGAATTGACGGTAACCGGAGCGGATGGTCAAAACAAGGTTCTCAAAGCTGGAGAGGCGATCATTGAAATGGTGGACCTGCTACACTACGGCCACAACGAAGGAGACGTCCCGGCAGTGATCGTAGTCTTCTATGCCGGTGTCGCGGATCTACCTTTAGCGGTTCTGAAGGAGCCCGAAAAAACCGGTTCCGAGACGAGCGAGTAG
- a CDS encoding L-dopachrome tautomerase-related protein, protein MKTISALFVASLFGSLSHADPTNQVVTVLGEFPQRPGNPAVGPDGTVYFSMHPFDNPEFSVMRLENGAAVPYPSEAMSRDFGSVIGIQATQDGSVWMLDMGSEDLSPKLVGWDSETDQLKAVYTVPREARVPNSFLQDFAIDEKRQKAFLADMSRGGLIDASEPAIVVIDLQTGDTRRVLSGDPVFQPSETPIIAEGKEMQMRDTDGTVHPIKLGLNPIAIDPENEWIYFGPMTPGNLYRVPAAVLGDFSQPEEVIRDSIEIYAEKPSSDGIAAGKNGVVYITNVDESRIDAADGGGTNPWAVDDRLIWPDAIAIGPDGKAVVVANQLNRAAVFNDGQSLAEPPYLILEISDN, encoded by the coding sequence ATGAAAACCATCTCTGCCTTGTTCGTGGCTTCCTTATTCGGGAGTCTATCCCATGCGGATCCAACCAACCAAGTAGTCACAGTCTTGGGTGAGTTTCCGCAACGTCCGGGAAATCCGGCGGTTGGGCCCGACGGAACGGTTTACTTCAGCATGCACCCTTTCGATAATCCCGAGTTTTCCGTGATGCGGCTCGAAAACGGGGCAGCGGTTCCCTACCCCAGCGAAGCTATGTCCCGCGATTTTGGGTCTGTAATCGGGATTCAGGCCACTCAGGATGGGTCGGTCTGGATGCTCGATATGGGCAGTGAAGACCTTTCGCCAAAACTGGTCGGTTGGGATTCGGAGACAGACCAGCTTAAAGCCGTCTACACGGTTCCGAGGGAAGCTCGGGTTCCCAACTCATTCCTTCAAGACTTTGCTATCGATGAAAAGCGTCAAAAGGCCTTTTTGGCGGACATGTCGCGGGGTGGATTGATTGATGCAAGTGAACCGGCGATTGTAGTTATTGATCTTCAAACCGGTGATACCCGTCGGGTTCTCTCCGGGGACCCAGTGTTCCAACCGTCCGAAACTCCCATCATTGCCGAAGGAAAAGAAATGCAAATGCGGGACACGGATGGCACGGTCCACCCGATTAAGCTCGGGCTAAACCCTATCGCCATCGATCCGGAAAATGAATGGATCTACTTCGGTCCAATGACACCGGGAAACTTGTATCGAGTCCCAGCAGCGGTTCTAGGAGACTTCTCCCAGCCCGAAGAAGTGATCCGGGATTCTATTGAAATCTATGCCGAGAAGCCTTCCAGCGATGGTATTGCCGCCGGTAAGAACGGCGTAGTCTACATAACCAACGTGGATGAGAGTCGAATCGATGCAGCGGATGGGGGCGGAACAAACCCTTGGGCAGTCGATGACCGATTGATCTGGCCCGATGCCATTGCAATCGGTCCAGACGGCAAAGCTGTCGTGGTGGCCAACCAATTGAATCGGGCGGCAGTTTTTAATGACGGACAGTCGCTGGCCGAACCGCCCTACCTCATTCTCGAAATCTCCGACAACTAG
- the thrH gene encoding bifunctional phosphoserine phosphatase/homoserine phosphotransferase ThrH, protein MHLVTLDLEGVLVPEIWIGLAEKTGIEALRRTTRDEPDYDKLMKYRLGILRQNQIKVNTIHEVIGELRPLEGALEFIEWLKRKTRVIILSDTFAQFAGPLMDQLGNPTLFCHELVIDDEGWIADYKLRQPDQKRRAVEAFRSLGFTIFAAGDSYNDVSMLESADQAFLFRPPESLARERSDWPVTNDHKTLRAKLEPLLQ, encoded by the coding sequence ATGCACCTTGTGACGCTCGATTTGGAAGGAGTTCTTGTTCCAGAAATCTGGATCGGGCTGGCTGAAAAGACAGGGATCGAAGCACTTCGCAGGACAACACGGGACGAGCCCGATTACGACAAGCTGATGAAATATCGGCTAGGGATTCTTCGGCAAAACCAAATCAAGGTGAACACTATTCATGAAGTTATCGGTGAATTGAGACCTTTGGAAGGAGCCCTGGAGTTTATCGAGTGGCTCAAGAGAAAAACGCGGGTGATCATTCTTTCCGACACTTTCGCACAGTTCGCTGGCCCGCTTATGGATCAACTCGGAAACCCGACCTTATTCTGCCACGAGCTGGTCATCGATGACGAAGGCTGGATAGCAGACTATAAGCTCCGGCAACCAGACCAAAAAAGGAGAGCGGTCGAGGCGTTCCGTAGCCTGGGATTCACAATTTTTGCTGCCGGTGACTCCTACAACGATGTCAGTATGCTGGAATCCGCGGACCAGGCATTTCTCTTTCGCCCACCGGAGAGTCTAGCCAGAGAGAGAAGCGATTGGCCGGTCACGAATGACCACAAAACGCTCCGAGCGAAACTGGAACCACTTCTTCAGTAG
- the nspC gene encoding carboxynorspermidine decarboxylase → MDPQRVATLTERAIRFPEPGELGVLLQEAESPSYVLVERQFRYNLSVLERVAKESGAKILIALKAFACRPLLPLLSKVVSGASASSPHEARLAFEEVGGEVFLCSPAYGSEDWKSLDGRLDKVVFNSLAQKDLWMRTIVRDHAPVDFGLRINPEHSEVNIELYDPCFDGSRLGVRSEDLSLTDLSGISGLHFHTLCENDVDALERTLAVVEGKFGWSFRYLDWVNLGGGLQITRDEFEVDRLIHLLDEFRKRTGLEVYLEPGEAFALGAGVLVTTVLDIVQNKGERAILDISAMAHMPDVLEMPYRPEVWGAWRKGEKPFDYQLCGRSCLAGDVVGDYSFDHPLKVGDRLVFGDMGQYTMVKNTTFNGLQLPSIAVLREDGTLETTKRFGYETFRERLG, encoded by the coding sequence ATGGACCCGCAAAGAGTTGCCACTTTGACAGAACGAGCGATTCGTTTTCCGGAGCCCGGTGAGTTGGGTGTCCTTTTACAAGAGGCAGAAAGTCCGTCGTACGTTTTGGTTGAGCGGCAGTTCCGCTACAATCTCTCCGTCCTCGAGCGAGTGGCCAAGGAGAGTGGTGCGAAGATCCTGATTGCTTTAAAGGCTTTCGCCTGTCGACCACTCCTACCACTTCTTTCAAAGGTGGTTTCAGGAGCGTCGGCAAGCTCTCCCCACGAAGCTCGACTGGCGTTTGAGGAAGTTGGCGGTGAAGTCTTTCTTTGTTCACCTGCTTATGGGTCCGAAGACTGGAAAAGCTTGGATGGTCGCTTGGATAAAGTGGTATTCAACTCTCTTGCCCAAAAAGACCTGTGGATGCGGACGATTGTTCGCGATCACGCACCAGTCGATTTCGGCCTCCGAATCAACCCGGAGCACTCGGAGGTAAACATTGAATTGTATGATCCTTGTTTTGACGGGTCACGGCTCGGCGTACGATCCGAAGATCTCAGCTTGACTGATTTGAGCGGCATATCAGGCCTCCATTTTCACACTTTATGCGAGAACGATGTGGATGCTTTGGAAAGGACTTTGGCCGTCGTGGAAGGGAAGTTTGGTTGGTCGTTTCGCTACCTCGATTGGGTGAATCTTGGAGGAGGGCTTCAAATCACCCGCGATGAATTCGAGGTGGATCGATTGATTCATTTGTTGGATGAATTTCGGAAACGGACCGGGCTGGAGGTTTATCTCGAGCCCGGCGAGGCTTTTGCTTTGGGTGCAGGGGTTTTGGTAACCACTGTCCTTGATATCGTTCAGAACAAGGGAGAGCGCGCCATTCTTGATATTTCTGCAATGGCTCACATGCCGGACGTATTGGAAATGCCTTACCGTCCGGAGGTCTGGGGTGCTTGGCGGAAAGGTGAAAAGCCTTTCGATTATCAACTTTGTGGTCGAAGCTGTCTCGCGGGAGATGTGGTTGGAGACTATTCTTTCGATCATCCATTGAAGGTAGGAGACCGACTCGTTTTTGGAGACATGGGCCAATACACGATGGTAAAAAACACGACTTTTAACGGACTCCAATTGCCGTCAATTGCGGTCTTGAGAGAGGACGGTACTCTTGAAACCACGAAGCGTTTTGGGTACGAGACTTTCCGCGAACGCTTGGGGTAA
- the mbhE gene encoding hydrogen gas-evolving membrane-bound hydrogenase subunit E has product MDIWHAQATEIFGPNADRLANDSVFRPQRKPMVVFWGIPLIWLIGALAPILLRIVPKAAPWILAAVPATIFGFLLAGLNSDPLLVTVEWYSVLGASLDFRIDGLSRLMALLVTGIGAFILLYANGYLAGHKDLGRFLVALTGFMGSMLGLVLADNLILLFVFWELTSITSYFLIGFYHESIESRKKALQALIITGLGGLALLAGLVLLGFGTEQWTLSGLMADGVDFRGHPFYTASLILILLGAFTKSAQFPFHFWLPNAMAAPTPVSAYLHSATMVKAGVFLLAALAPVLGGTAQWEIILVSIGGITFLLGAIRGLFQTDLKAILAYTTISVLGLLVLLLGLDFEMAAQSAVLFLLGHALYKGALFMVAGNLDHETGTRDVTRLHGLRRLMPMTALAAGLAALSKAGFPPLFGFVGKEYVYKAGVAIGDLAPFFLGCAILGNALLFALAFKVGVHPFWSKGEADTPKRPHEGPFFLWVGPLVLAVTGLALGLFPSILERPLVEPAVESVLNQSVELKLALWHGFNLPLLLSGVTLLIGFTLYRFRAIFWRSNSWGLPRIVEANDVYQRILNGVISFSKWQTRVLQNGKLRIYLFTILGAVSVLVAWKLRSIAELDVEPLNIGAPIHIIALLLLMTGATVLVLMTNVKTNALLGFGIVGFGIALLFAYFGAPDLAITQIVVETLTLLLLFLVLSRLPEMRRISSKRTLWFDAGFSAVVGLLVFALVLKADLVQLAPAISAQLGDWSYPLAKGKNVVNVILVDFRALDTFGEVIVIVIAALGVGILMRQGRKGE; this is encoded by the coding sequence GTGGATATCTGGCATGCGCAAGCGACTGAGATCTTTGGCCCAAATGCGGATCGGCTTGCTAACGACAGCGTTTTCCGTCCACAAAGAAAGCCGATGGTCGTTTTTTGGGGAATTCCGCTGATCTGGTTGATCGGTGCTCTTGCGCCGATCCTCTTGCGGATCGTTCCGAAAGCGGCGCCGTGGATTCTTGCTGCAGTCCCCGCGACAATCTTTGGATTTCTTTTGGCGGGTCTGAATTCAGACCCTCTGCTTGTCACCGTAGAGTGGTATTCCGTTCTAGGAGCTTCGTTGGATTTTCGAATCGATGGGCTTTCCCGTTTGATGGCCCTTCTCGTGACGGGAATCGGCGCATTTATCCTTCTGTATGCGAATGGGTATCTGGCCGGGCATAAGGATCTCGGACGGTTCCTGGTCGCATTGACTGGATTCATGGGCTCAATGCTGGGGCTGGTTCTCGCGGACAACTTGATTTTGCTTTTCGTATTCTGGGAGCTGACGAGTATTACTTCTTATTTCCTGATCGGGTTTTATCATGAGTCGATTGAGTCACGGAAAAAGGCTCTTCAGGCATTAATCATCACTGGACTGGGCGGACTGGCGTTGCTGGCTGGGTTGGTGCTCCTTGGTTTTGGAACCGAGCAATGGACGCTGTCGGGCTTAATGGCGGATGGCGTAGATTTCCGTGGTCATCCATTCTACACCGCGTCTTTGATCCTGATCCTTCTGGGAGCTTTCACGAAGTCCGCGCAGTTCCCGTTTCATTTCTGGCTTCCCAATGCGATGGCTGCGCCGACGCCGGTGAGTGCCTACCTGCATTCAGCGACTATGGTTAAGGCGGGCGTGTTTCTATTGGCGGCTCTTGCGCCTGTTCTGGGAGGAACGGCACAGTGGGAAATCATCTTGGTCTCCATTGGTGGAATCACCTTCCTCCTTGGGGCAATCCGTGGACTTTTTCAGACGGATCTAAAGGCGATCCTGGCTTACACCACGATCAGTGTCCTTGGTCTTTTGGTTTTACTGCTTGGCCTCGACTTCGAAATGGCGGCTCAATCCGCTGTTCTCTTTCTTTTGGGGCATGCATTATACAAGGGGGCGTTGTTCATGGTTGCGGGTAACCTTGATCACGAGACCGGAACCCGTGATGTGACCCGTTTGCATGGCCTCCGTCGGTTGATGCCGATGACGGCACTTGCGGCGGGTTTGGCTGCTCTATCAAAAGCTGGTTTCCCGCCGCTTTTCGGTTTTGTGGGGAAGGAATACGTCTACAAAGCGGGCGTGGCGATAGGTGACCTCGCACCATTCTTCCTTGGATGTGCGATTCTGGGAAATGCTCTCCTTTTCGCTCTGGCCTTCAAAGTCGGTGTGCATCCTTTCTGGAGTAAGGGGGAAGCGGACACCCCCAAACGGCCTCATGAAGGCCCCTTTTTCCTTTGGGTTGGGCCGCTCGTGCTTGCAGTCACCGGATTGGCTCTTGGTCTTTTTCCCAGCATACTGGAACGGCCTCTGGTCGAGCCGGCCGTAGAAAGCGTCTTGAACCAGTCAGTGGAACTGAAGTTGGCTCTGTGGCACGGGTTTAACCTGCCACTCCTTCTCAGCGGAGTGACTCTCCTAATTGGATTTACGCTTTACCGGTTCCGGGCGATTTTCTGGAGATCCAACTCTTGGGGTCTTCCCCGCATTGTTGAGGCGAACGATGTCTATCAACGGATTCTCAACGGGGTGATTTCTTTTTCGAAGTGGCAGACCCGCGTCTTGCAAAACGGGAAGCTGCGAATCTACCTCTTTACCATTCTTGGAGCAGTTTCGGTTCTGGTAGCGTGGAAATTACGGTCGATCGCTGAGCTGGATGTGGAGCCGCTCAATATTGGGGCACCAATCCACATAATTGCTCTTTTACTCCTTATGACGGGAGCGACCGTGCTGGTTTTGATGACAAATGTGAAAACCAATGCGCTCCTCGGATTTGGTATCGTCGGTTTCGGGATTGCGTTACTCTTCGCCTACTTTGGTGCACCCGATCTGGCGATCACCCAGATTGTCGTGGAGACACTCACTTTGCTACTTCTCTTTTTGGTGCTATCGCGATTGCCGGAAATGCGTCGGATCTCTTCGAAGCGGACGCTCTGGTTCGATGCGGGCTTCTCTGCGGTGGTTGGTCTTTTGGTCTTCGCTTTGGTCCTCAAGGCGGATCTCGTTCAGCTGGCTCCTGCGATTTCAGCGCAGCTGGGGGATTGGAGCTATCCGCTCGCGAAGGGCAAGAATGTCGTCAATGTGATTCTCGTCGATTTTCGCGCTCTGGATACCTTCGGCGAAGTGATCGTTATCGTGATCGCCGCTCTGGGCGTTGGCATACTCATGCGTCAGGGGAGAAAGGGCGAATGA
- a CDS encoding tetratricopeptide repeat protein codes for MQKLRFILLAVAFLGFSSSMLTAASSKPRKVEEPPGIKAYNKGTELLFEEEFEEAEVQLREAVKEDPKLAEAYNNLAYVLRKQGSDHFEESLEFYNKAIQLEPKLSEAYMYRGVLYVQMGDQGKALEDHAVLERLKPSLAEELQYVIETGQEKVPAQFFGVTPED; via the coding sequence ATGCAGAAATTAAGATTCATACTCCTCGCAGTCGCTTTTCTCGGTTTCTCAAGCTCCATGCTCACAGCGGCGTCCTCCAAACCGCGTAAGGTGGAGGAACCGCCAGGAATAAAAGCCTACAACAAAGGAACGGAGTTACTCTTTGAAGAAGAGTTTGAAGAGGCGGAAGTGCAGCTCAGAGAAGCTGTCAAAGAAGACCCCAAACTTGCTGAAGCTTATAACAATTTGGCCTACGTTCTTCGAAAGCAAGGATCAGATCATTTCGAAGAGTCGCTAGAGTTCTACAACAAGGCGATCCAGCTCGAGCCGAAACTGAGCGAAGCCTACATGTACCGCGGTGTGCTGTATGTCCAGATGGGTGACCAGGGGAAAGCCTTGGAGGATCACGCGGTCCTCGAAAGGTTGAAGCCGTCTCTGGCAGAGGAACTCCAGTATGTGATCGAGACGGGTCAGGAGAAAGTGCCAGCGCAGTTTTTTGGAGTCACTCCCGAAGACTGA
- a CDS encoding DNA-formamidopyrimidine glycosylase family protein, giving the protein MPELAEVEYYKRRWEPSLGERVVSVSLHEQNRIFRGTPTAALASQIKGTRFQQALTHGKQMVFRFGVRGWVGIHLGMAGKLLREPTASYVPHKHDHLVIQTGKACLVFRDTRYFGRVLWFYGKEDPPWWAHRGPDILSPQFSHAYFDRILDKRPGSPIKPLLLNQDAFPGIGNWMADEILWRAAIHPATRTRRLDPNDRRILYAKTREVCRAAMKVIAPDWSTPPKTWLFTHRWKDGGTCPKTGEPLLRIEVGGRTTCFSPARQGAKPKG; this is encoded by the coding sequence ATGCCCGAGTTAGCGGAAGTCGAATACTACAAGCGACGGTGGGAGCCCTCCCTCGGCGAAAGGGTGGTTTCCGTCTCCCTTCATGAACAGAATCGCATCTTTCGAGGCACCCCAACCGCAGCCCTTGCCTCGCAGATCAAAGGGACCAGATTCCAGCAAGCTTTGACCCACGGCAAACAGATGGTCTTTCGCTTCGGAGTTCGTGGATGGGTTGGCATTCACCTAGGAATGGCCGGGAAGCTACTTCGGGAACCCACCGCAAGTTATGTCCCTCACAAACACGATCATTTAGTGATCCAAACTGGCAAAGCCTGCCTGGTCTTTCGGGATACGCGCTATTTTGGACGCGTCCTATGGTTTTACGGCAAAGAAGATCCGCCATGGTGGGCCCATCGCGGTCCCGACATTCTTTCACCGCAGTTTTCCCATGCCTATTTCGACAGAATTCTCGATAAGCGGCCGGGATCCCCCATCAAGCCACTTCTTCTCAATCAAGACGCTTTCCCCGGAATCGGAAACTGGATGGCAGACGAGATCCTCTGGAGAGCAGCCATCCATCCAGCGACTCGGACGCGAAGATTAGACCCAAACGATCGCCGGATTCTCTATGCAAAGACCCGTGAGGTATGTCGCGCTGCCATGAAAGTGATCGCACCGGATTGGTCCACTCCGCCAAAGACTTGGCTCTTCACCCACCGCTGGAAAGACGGTGGAACCTGCCCGAAAACGGGTGAACCGCTCCTAAGAATCGAGGTAGGAGGTCGAACCACCTGCTTCTCTCCTGCAAGACAGGGAGCCAAACCAAAAGGTTAG
- a CDS encoding saccharopine dehydrogenase family protein: MAKVVVLGAGGVGGVVTQKCAQVPEVFEEIVLASRSEGKCKAIAKQIDRPIRTAEIDADDTAALTLFLKEESPDLIINVALPYQDLSVMDACLDAGVHYLDTANYEPRDTAKFEYSWQWAYEDRFRERGLMALLGSGFDPGVTNVFTAWMAKHDFDEIQELEILDANAGDHGMPFATNFNPEINIREVTAPCRHYENGRWIETPALSRRKTVEFPEGIGPLNVCQMYHEELESLCLHFPSLERAHFWMTFSESYLNHLEALENVGMTRIDPVDYEGKAIVPLQFLKTLLPDPAKLGHQTRGKTCIGCIGTGVYGGNKKRVYVYNVCNHEDAFAEVGSQAVSYTTGIPAMIGAKLMLTGEWTGKGVFNLEQFDPDPFMRDLERYGLPWTRKELPL; the protein is encoded by the coding sequence GTGGCAAAGGTAGTCGTTCTTGGAGCTGGCGGGGTCGGTGGAGTCGTCACCCAAAAGTGTGCACAGGTTCCGGAAGTCTTTGAAGAGATTGTCCTGGCCAGTCGTTCGGAGGGAAAATGTAAGGCGATAGCGAAGCAGATTGATCGACCGATTCGGACGGCTGAGATCGATGCAGACGATACGGCAGCCCTGACTCTTTTCCTGAAGGAAGAGAGTCCGGACCTCATAATCAATGTGGCCCTTCCCTACCAAGACTTATCGGTTATGGATGCGTGTCTTGACGCGGGTGTCCATTATTTGGATACGGCAAACTATGAGCCGCGTGATACAGCGAAGTTCGAATACTCATGGCAATGGGCATACGAGGATAGGTTTCGCGAAAGGGGCCTGATGGCTCTCCTTGGATCCGGATTCGATCCGGGCGTGACCAATGTGTTTACGGCGTGGATGGCCAAGCACGATTTCGATGAGATTCAGGAGCTCGAGATTCTCGATGCGAATGCGGGTGATCACGGAATGCCTTTTGCGACTAACTTTAACCCGGAGATCAATATCCGGGAAGTGACGGCGCCCTGCCGTCACTACGAAAACGGGAGGTGGATAGAGACTCCCGCGCTATCTCGCAGAAAGACCGTTGAGTTCCCTGAAGGTATCGGTCCCCTAAACGTCTGCCAGATGTACCACGAGGAATTGGAGTCTCTCTGCCTCCACTTTCCCAGTCTGGAACGTGCTCATTTCTGGATGACCTTTTCAGAGAGTTACCTCAACCATCTGGAGGCTTTAGAGAACGTCGGCATGACGCGGATCGACCCGGTTGACTATGAGGGAAAAGCGATTGTCCCTCTCCAGTTTTTGAAGACTTTACTTCCGGACCCGGCGAAACTCGGACATCAGACCCGAGGAAAGACCTGCATCGGATGTATTGGCACAGGCGTTTACGGAGGAAACAAAAAGAGAGTCTATGTGTATAATGTTTGTAATCATGAGGACGCCTTCGCCGAGGTAGGATCCCAGGCAGTTTCCTACACAACCGGGATTCCGGCGATGATCGGTGCAAAGCTGATGCTCACAGGAGAGTGGACGGGTAAAGGGGTCTTCAATCTCGAGCAATTCGATCCCGATCCTTTTATGAGGGACTTGGAGCGATACGGTTTGCCATGGACCCGCAAAGAGTTGCCACTTTGA
- a CDS encoding rhodanese-like domain-containing protein has product MRAVLSRSDTKLCLRSLPDYLASKPMNDQLPMEISVSESQARRLSEEPPLFLDVRENFELEIAHLSPDLHIPMTQLAERWQDIPRDKPIVAYCHHGKRSLNVTDFLRERGLIQVQSMIGGIDAWSLQVDPTVPRY; this is encoded by the coding sequence ATGAGAGCAGTCCTTTCGCGAAGCGATACGAAACTGTGCTTGCGATCTCTACCAGACTATCTTGCCTCTAAACCGATGAACGACCAGCTGCCCATGGAGATTTCTGTTTCCGAATCCCAAGCTCGAAGACTGTCGGAAGAGCCTCCTCTATTCCTCGACGTACGCGAGAATTTCGAGCTGGAGATCGCTCACCTTTCACCCGACCTTCACATCCCCATGACTCAGTTAGCGGAGAGATGGCAAGACATCCCACGTGACAAACCCATTGTAGCCTATTGTCACCATGGAAAACGCAGTCTGAATGTGACGGACTTTTTGCGCGAGAGGGGATTGATTCAGGTACAATCCATGATTGGAGGGATCGACGCTTGGTCGCTTCAGGTTGATCCTACAGTTCCGCGGTATTGA